A region of Carassius gibelio isolate Cgi1373 ecotype wild population from Czech Republic chromosome B11, carGib1.2-hapl.c, whole genome shotgun sequence DNA encodes the following proteins:
- the LOC127967827 gene encoding EEF1A lysine methyltransferase 3 translates to MIGDAAHIFPAEDGLFEETFSTENTYRVHGLNIRIQQDYSASLGVAASVWDSALHLCQFFEKESLDLSGTRIIELGGGTGLVGIVAARLGAHVTITDLPSAVCQIERNIAVNTPLSGWPSDGPTVSALAWGLDHRRFSSSWDFVLGTDIVYLPETFPLLLDTLVHLCRDGAVVYLASTMRREHGAQDFYDRMLPQMFGVELVHRDPDSNINIYKATLR, encoded by the exons ATGATCGGAGACGCCGCGCACATTTTCCCAGCAGAAGATGGTTTGTTTGAGGAGACGTTCAGCACGGAAAACACATACAGAGTCCACGGACTGAACATCAGGATTCAGCAGGATTACAGCGCGAGCCTGGGCGTCGCTGCGTCAGTCTGGGACTCC GCTCTGCATTTATGTCAGTTCTTTGAGAAGGAGTCTCTGGATCTCAGTGGGACGCGGATCATAGAGTTGGGTGGAGGAACAGGACTGGTTGGCATAGTGGCTGCACGATTAG GAGCCCATGTGACCATCACAGACTTACCTTCTGCTGTTTGTCAGATCGAGAGGAACATTGCGGTGAACACGCCGCTCTCAGGATGGCCCTCGGACGGCCCCACGGTGTCAGCGCTGGCGTGGGGCCTGGACCACCGCCGATTCTCCTCCAGCTGGGACTTTGTGCTGGGCACAGACATCGTCTATCTGCCTGAAACCTTCCCTCTTCTCTTGGACACACTGGTTCATCTGTGCCGGGACGGGGCTGTTGTCTATCTGGCGTCAACGATGCGCAGAGAACACGGCGCTCAAGACTTCTACGACCGCATGTTACCGCAGATGTTCGGCGTGGAGCTCGTGCACAGAGATCCTGACAgcaatatcaatatttataaagCTACTTTGAGATGA
- the LOC127968595 gene encoding 25-hydroxyvitamin D-1 alpha hydroxylase, mitochondrial yields the protein MLPQALRMAGRSALPLLRCADRWADVIACAASRQVKTLEQMPGPSSGGFIWDLLFRRGLSRLHQLQLEGRRRYGAVWKASFGPILTVHVAEPELIEQVLRQEGTHPMRSDLSSWKDYRRLRGEGYGLLTAEGEEWQSVRSLLGKHMLRPKAVEAYDGPLNAVVTDLIHKLKLRSQQSSSGLVTDISAEFYCFGLEGISSVLFESRIGCLDPVVPVETERFIQSINTMFVMTLLTMAMPRWLHRLLPKPWDTFCRCWDYMFQFAKGHIDQRLEEERQKMARGERLEGRYLTYFLSQAGVPLKSVYSNVTELLLAGVDTISGTLSWSLYELSRHPEVQTALRDEVRRVMKDRSVPEARDVAAMPLMKAVIKEILRLYPVIPANARVITDRDITVGGYLIPKNTLITLCHYATSRDPRQFCDPDEFVPKRWLSRSEGSHPYASVPFGVGKRSCVGRRIAELELYLALSRILMHFNVEPAEDSGPVRPMTRTLLVPERQINLRFIER from the exons ATGCTACCGCAGGCTCTGAGGATGGCCGGCAGGAGCGCGCTCCCGCTGCTCAGGTGCGCGGACCGCTGGGCTGACGTCATCGCGTGCGCTGCGTCACGCCAGGTGAAGACGCTGGAGCAGATGCCCGGACCCTCATCCGGGGGCTTCATCTGGGACCTGCTCTTCAGACGCGGACTCTCGCGCCTCCATCAGCTGCAG CTGGAGGGCCGGAGGAGGTACGGGGCCGTGTGGAAGGCCAGCTTCGGGCCCATCCTGACGGTGCATGTGGCCGAGCCGGAGCTGATCGAGCAGGTGCTGAGACAGGAGGGCACGCACCCCATGCGCTCCGACCTCTCGTCCTGGAAGGACTACCGCAGGCTCCGTGGAGAGGGATACGGACTCCTGACGGC TGAAGGCGAGGAGTGGCAGAGCGTGCGCAGTCTCCTGGGGAAGCACATGCTGCGGCCCAAAGCTGTGGAGGCGTATGACGGCCCCCTGAACGCTGTCGTGACCGACCTGATCCACAAACTCAAGCTACGCTCGCAGCAGAGCTCCAGCGGCCTCGTCACAGACATCTCTGCTGAGTTCTACTGCTTCGGTCTGGAAG GGATCTCGTCTGTGCTGTTTGAGTCCAGGATCGGCTGTCTCGACCCGGTGGTTCCTGTGGAGACGGAGCGCTTCATCCAGTCCATCAACACCATGTTTGTCATGACGCTCCTCACGATGGCCATGCCTCGCTGGCTCCACCGGCTGCTCCCCAAACCCTGGGACACCTTCTGCCGCTGCTGGGACTACATGTTCCAGTTCG CTAAAGGTCACATCGACCAGCGTCTCGAGGAGGAGAGGCAGAAGATGGCTCGAGGAGAGCGTCTAGAGGGACGATACCTCACTTACTTCCTGTCTCAGGCCGGGGTTCCTCTCAAATCTGTGTACAGCAATGTGACGGAGCTGCTGCTCGCTGGCGTCGACACG ATCTCCGGCACGCTGTCATGGTCTCTGTACGAGCTCTCGCGGCACCCTGAGGTCCAGACGGCGCTGCGGGACGAGGTTCGGCGCGTGATGAAGGACCGCAGCGTCCCCGAGGCGCGTGATGTGGCTGCCATGCCGCTCATGAAGGCCGTGATAAAGGAGATCCTCAG GCTGTATCCTGTGATCCCAGCCAACGCTAGAGTCATCACAGACAGAGATATCACCGTCGGCGGATACCTCATCCCAAAAAAC ACGCTGATCACTCTGTGTCACTACGCCACGTCCCGTGACCCGCGGCAGTTCTGCGATCCGGACGAGTTCGTCCCCAAGCGCTGGCTGAGCCGCTCCGAGGGCAGTCACCCGTACGCCTCCGTGCCGTTTGGAGTGGGCAAGCGCAGCTGTGTCGGCCGACGCATCGCTGAACTGGAGCTCTACCTGGCGCTGTCTCGG attttaatgcactttaacGTGGAGCCGGCGGAGGATAGCGGTCCGGTCCGGCCGATGACCAGAACTCTTCTGGTGCCAGAGAGACAGATAAACCTCCGCTTCATCGAGCGCTGA